A stretch of the Candidatus Saccharimonadales bacterium genome encodes the following:
- a CDS encoding Fur family transcriptional regulator: protein METSQKLTELLGKHGYSMTLPRLRIFEALVNLHEPATVQQLIYSLPALDKVTVYRTIRLFEKIGIVHRVWNGMKSSVELSERFSAHHHHFSCLQCGTSIAIKSDRLEKALHDIEAEYGFDLRQHTVELNGYCSSCKTVLQPE from the coding sequence ATGGAGACTTCTCAAAAGCTTACAGAATTACTTGGCAAACATGGCTACAGCATGACATTGCCGCGGCTCCGCATATTTGAAGCCTTGGTAAACCTGCATGAACCGGCTACCGTCCAGCAACTCATATACAGCTTGCCTGCACTCGACAAAGTTACTGTATACAGAACTATCCGGCTCTTTGAAAAAATCGGTATCGTACACCGGGTGTGGAATGGCATGAAAAGCAGTGTCGAGCTCAGCGAGCGATTTTCTGCCCACCATCATCACTTCTCTTGCCTGCAATGTGGTACATCCATAGCTATCAAGAGCGACCGGCTTGAGAAAGCATTACACGATATCGAGGCAGAATACGGCTTCGACCTACGGCAGCACACTGTGGAATTAAACGGCTACTGTAGTAGCTGCAAGACTGTCCTGCAGCCAGAATAA